One segment of Terriglobales bacterium DNA contains the following:
- a CDS encoding SRPBCC family protein, translating to MARDGFWSGFGWGTLAGAAAGSAAFWFASGRASSYDSRILRLERSIQIGRPMEEVYSAWSRFESLPERVALLREVTVRGDESTWRLQIDGRPFEFNAVTSQLIPNQAIGWKSVSGPKHSGRINFARLGNDTLVHVTMNYAPPLGRLGRLLAPVTDHLESKIEEALRDFKRSLEEPGAAGRERSASDIAVDRWQGRAPASAGWDQPSAQRATGTEGARRRNPAGTPETHVEDVAGVRNPGAVDYTRPPKNR from the coding sequence ATGGCACGAGACGGGTTCTGGAGCGGGTTCGGATGGGGCACTCTGGCCGGAGCTGCTGCTGGTTCGGCTGCGTTCTGGTTCGCAAGCGGACGTGCGTCCAGTTACGACAGCCGAATTCTGCGCCTGGAACGCAGCATCCAGATCGGTCGACCAATGGAAGAAGTTTACAGCGCATGGTCCCGTTTTGAGAGCCTGCCGGAACGAGTTGCACTGCTCCGCGAAGTCACGGTTCGCGGGGATGAATCCACCTGGCGGTTGCAGATCGACGGGCGTCCCTTCGAGTTCAACGCCGTTACTTCGCAGTTGATTCCGAATCAGGCAATTGGATGGAAATCCGTGAGCGGCCCAAAGCACTCGGGCCGCATTAACTTCGCGCGCCTCGGTAACGACACTCTCGTCCACGTGACCATGAACTACGCTCCTCCGCTCGGACGGCTTGGACGATTGCTGGCGCCGGTCACCGATCATCTGGAGAGCAAGATTGAAGAAGCATTGAGGGATTTCAAACGCTCGCTCGAAGAGCCCGGAGCTGCAGGACGCGAGCGTTCCGCGAGCGATATCGCAGTTGACCGTTGGCAGGGACGAGCGCCAGCCAGTGCCGGTTGGGATCAACCCAGCGCGCAGCGCGCTACAGGAACAGAGGGCGCGCGGCGGAGAAATCCTGCCGGCACTCCCGAAACGCATGTTGAGGATGTCGCCGGTGTGCGGAATCCGGGAGCCGTCGACTACACCCGTCCGCCGAAGAATCGCTGA